A portion of the Phacochoerus africanus isolate WHEZ1 chromosome 5, ROS_Pafr_v1, whole genome shotgun sequence genome contains these proteins:
- the BICD2 gene encoding protein bicaudal D homolog 2 isoform X1, with translation MSASSEEEEYARLVMEAQPEWLRAEVKRLSHELAETTREKIQAAEYGLAVLEEKHQLKLQFEELEVDYEAIRSEMEQLKEAFGQAHTNHKKVAADGESREESLIQESASKEQYYVRKVLELQTELKQLRNVLANTQSENERLASVAQELKEINQNVEIQRGRLRDDIKEYKFREARLLQDYSELEEENISLQKQVSVLRQNQVEFEGLKHEIKRLEEETEYLNSQLEDAIRLKEISERQLEETLETLKTEREQKNNLRKELSHYMSINDSLYTSHLHVSLDGLKLSDDAEALANGFEHGGLAKLPLDNKTSTPTKDGLVPPSSSLVSDLLSELNISEIQKLKQQLMQMEREKVGLLATLQDTQKQLEQVRGALSEQHEEVSRLTENLSALRRLQATKERRTALDSEKERDSHEDGDYYEVDINGPEILACKYRVALAEAGELREQLKALRSTHEASEAQYEEEKGRHEAQSQALTEKVSLLEKASRQDRELLARLQTELKKVSDVAGETQGSLSVAQDELVTFSEELANLYHHVCMCNNETPTRVVLDYYREGPAGAGNCSPEARGRHSPVLPKGPPATEAKARDSSPSPGSSLPSPLSDPRREPMNIYNLIAIIRDQIRHLQAAVDRTTELSRQRLASQELGPAADKDREALMEEILKLKSLLSTKREQITTLRTVLKANKQTAEVALANLKSKYENEKAMVTETMMKLRNELKALKEDAATFSSLRAMFATRCDEYITQLDEMQRQLAAAEDEKKTLNSLLRMAIQQKLALTQRLELLELDHEQTRRGRAKANSKAKPGTPSVSHTCACASDRAEGAGLAAQVLCGEKYNIYCD, from the exons GCATTTGGACAGGCCCACACGAACCATAAGAAGGTGGCTGCGGATGGCGAGAGCCGGGAGGAGAGTCTGATCCAGGAGTCAGCTTCCAAGGAGCAGTATTATGTGCGCAAGGTGCTGGAGCTGCAGACGGAGCTGAAGCAGCTGCGCAACGTGCTTGCCAACACACAGTCAGAGAACGAGCGTCTGGCCTCAGTGGCCCAGGAGCTGAAGGAG ATCAACCAGAACGTGGAGATTCAGCGGGGCCGCCTTCGGGATGACATAAAGGAGTACAAGTTCCGGGAGGCCCGCCTGCTGCAGGACTACTCGGAGTTGGAGGAGGAGAACATCAGCCTGCAAAAGCAGGTGTCTGTGCTCAGGCAGAACCAG GTGGAGTTCGAGGGCCTCAAGCATGAGATCAAGCGTCTGGAGGAAGAGACCGAATACCTCAACAGCCAGCTGGAGGATGCCATCCGGCTCAAGGAGATCTCCGAACGGCAGCTGGAGGAGACGCTGGAGACGCTGAAGACAGAGCGGGAGCAGAAGAATAACCTGCGCAAGGAGCTGTCGCACTACATGAGCATCAACGACTCCCTCTACACCAGCCACCTGCACGTCTCCCTGGACGGCCTTAAGCTCAGTGATGACGCTGAGGCCCTGGCCAATGGCTTCGAGCATGGTGGCCTGGCCAAGCTGCCACTGGACAACAAGACCTCCACGCCCACCAAGGACGGCCTTGTCCCGCCCTCCTCCAGCTTGGTTTCTGACCTCCTCAGCGAGCTCAACATCTCCGAGATCCAGAAGCTGAAGCAGCAGCTAATGcag ATGGAGCGGGAGAAGGTGGGCCTGCTGGCCACACTGCAGGACACACAGAAGCAGCTGGAGCAGGTGCGAGGGGCCCTGTCAGAGCAGCATGAGGAGGTGAGCCGCCTTACAGAGAACCTGAGTGCTCTGCGGCGCCTGCAGGCCACCAAGGAGCGGCGGACAGCCCTGGACAGCGAGAAGGAACGAGACAGCCATGAGGATGGCGACTACTATGAGGTTGACATCAATGGACCCGAGATCCTGGCCTGCAAGTACCGCGTGGCCCTGGCAGAGGCGGGTGAGCTCCGGGAGCAGCTGAAGGCCCTGCGTAGTACACATGAGGCCAGCGAGGCACAGTATGAAGAGGAGAAGGGCCGGCATgaggcccagagccaggccctCACCGAGAAGGTCTCCCTGTTGGAGAAGGCCAGCCGCCAGGACCGCGAGCTCCTGGCCCGGCTGCAGACGGAGCTGAAGAAGGTGAGTGACGTCGCAGGCGAGACGCAGGGCAGCCTGAGCGTGGCCCAGGACGAGCTGGTGACCTTCAGCGAGGAGCTGGCCAACCTCTACCaccatgtgtgcatgtgcaacAATGAGACGCCCACCCGGGTGGTGCTGGACTACTACCGTGAGGGTCCAGCTGGTGCTGGCAACTGCAGCCCTGAGGCCCGTGGGCGCCACTCACCTGTCCTACCCAAGGGGCCACCAGCCACAGAGGCTAAGGCCAGGGACAGCAGCCCCTCACCTGGCTCCTCACTGCCCTCGCCCCTGAGTGACCCACGCCGGGAGCCCATGAACATCTACAACCTGATCGCCATCATCCGTGACCAGATCAGGCACCTGCAGGCAGCCGTGGATCGCACCACAGAGCTGTCGCGCCAGCGCCTGGCCTCGCAGGAGCTGGGCCCAGCTGCAGACAAGGACCGCGAGGCACTCATGGAAGAGATCCTGAAGCTAAAGTCGCTGCTCAGCACCAAGCGGGAGCAGATCACCACACTGCGCACCGTGCTCAAGGCCAATAAGCAG ACAGCAGAGGTGGCCCTTGCCAACCTGAAGAGCAAGTATGAGAATGAGAAGGCCATGGTGACCGAGACCATGATGAAGCTGCGCAATGAGCTCAAGGCCCTCAAGGAAGACGCAGCCACCTTCTCCTCGCTGCGTGCCATGTTTGCCACCAG GTGCGATGAGTACATTACACAGTTGGATGAGATGCAGCGGCAATTGGCAGCCGCCGAGGATGAGAAGAAGACACTCAACTCTCTGCTGCGCATGGCCATCCAGCAAAAGCTGGCACTGACCCAGCGGCTGGAGCTGCTTGAGCTGGACCATGAGCAGACCCGGCGAGGCCGTGCCAAGGCCAACTCCAAGGCCAAGCCTGGCACCCCGAGCGTAAGTCACACCTGTGCCTGTGCAAGTGACAGGGCTGAGGGTGCTGGGCTTGCTGCCCAGGTGCTCTGTGGCGAGAAGTATAACATTTACTGCGATTAG
- the BICD2 gene encoding protein bicaudal D homolog 2 isoform X2 yields the protein MSASSEEEEYARLVMEAQPEWLRAEVKRLSHELAETTREKIQAAEYGLAVLEEKHQLKLQFEELEVDYEAIRSEMEQLKEAFGQAHTNHKKVAADGESREESLIQESASKEQYYVRKVLELQTELKQLRNVLANTQSENERLASVAQELKEINQNVEIQRGRLRDDIKEYKFREARLLQDYSELEEENISLQKQVSVLRQNQVEFEGLKHEIKRLEEETEYLNSQLEDAIRLKEISERQLEETLETLKTEREQKNNLRKELSHYMSINDSLYTSHLHVSLDGLKLSDDAEALANGFEHGGLAKLPLDNKTSTPTKDGLVPPSSSLVSDLLSELNISEIQKLKQQLMQMEREKVGLLATLQDTQKQLEQVRGALSEQHEEVSRLTENLSALRRLQATKERRTALDSEKERDSHEDGDYYEVDINGPEILACKYRVALAEAGELREQLKALRSTHEASEAQYEEEKGRHEAQSQALTEKVSLLEKASRQDRELLARLQTELKKVSDVAGETQGSLSVAQDELVTFSEELANLYHHVCMCNNETPTRVVLDYYREGPAGAGNCSPEARGRHSPVLPKGPPATEAKARDSSPSPGSSLPSPLSDPRREPMNIYNLIAIIRDQIRHLQAAVDRTTELSRQRLASQELGPAADKDREALMEEILKLKSLLSTKREQITTLRTVLKANKQTAEVALANLKSKYENEKAMVTETMMKLRNELKALKEDAATFSSLRAMFATRCDEYITQLDEMQRQLAAAEDEKKTLNSLLRMAIQQKLALTQRLELLELDHEQTRRGRAKANSKAKPGTPSL from the exons GCATTTGGACAGGCCCACACGAACCATAAGAAGGTGGCTGCGGATGGCGAGAGCCGGGAGGAGAGTCTGATCCAGGAGTCAGCTTCCAAGGAGCAGTATTATGTGCGCAAGGTGCTGGAGCTGCAGACGGAGCTGAAGCAGCTGCGCAACGTGCTTGCCAACACACAGTCAGAGAACGAGCGTCTGGCCTCAGTGGCCCAGGAGCTGAAGGAG ATCAACCAGAACGTGGAGATTCAGCGGGGCCGCCTTCGGGATGACATAAAGGAGTACAAGTTCCGGGAGGCCCGCCTGCTGCAGGACTACTCGGAGTTGGAGGAGGAGAACATCAGCCTGCAAAAGCAGGTGTCTGTGCTCAGGCAGAACCAG GTGGAGTTCGAGGGCCTCAAGCATGAGATCAAGCGTCTGGAGGAAGAGACCGAATACCTCAACAGCCAGCTGGAGGATGCCATCCGGCTCAAGGAGATCTCCGAACGGCAGCTGGAGGAGACGCTGGAGACGCTGAAGACAGAGCGGGAGCAGAAGAATAACCTGCGCAAGGAGCTGTCGCACTACATGAGCATCAACGACTCCCTCTACACCAGCCACCTGCACGTCTCCCTGGACGGCCTTAAGCTCAGTGATGACGCTGAGGCCCTGGCCAATGGCTTCGAGCATGGTGGCCTGGCCAAGCTGCCACTGGACAACAAGACCTCCACGCCCACCAAGGACGGCCTTGTCCCGCCCTCCTCCAGCTTGGTTTCTGACCTCCTCAGCGAGCTCAACATCTCCGAGATCCAGAAGCTGAAGCAGCAGCTAATGcag ATGGAGCGGGAGAAGGTGGGCCTGCTGGCCACACTGCAGGACACACAGAAGCAGCTGGAGCAGGTGCGAGGGGCCCTGTCAGAGCAGCATGAGGAGGTGAGCCGCCTTACAGAGAACCTGAGTGCTCTGCGGCGCCTGCAGGCCACCAAGGAGCGGCGGACAGCCCTGGACAGCGAGAAGGAACGAGACAGCCATGAGGATGGCGACTACTATGAGGTTGACATCAATGGACCCGAGATCCTGGCCTGCAAGTACCGCGTGGCCCTGGCAGAGGCGGGTGAGCTCCGGGAGCAGCTGAAGGCCCTGCGTAGTACACATGAGGCCAGCGAGGCACAGTATGAAGAGGAGAAGGGCCGGCATgaggcccagagccaggccctCACCGAGAAGGTCTCCCTGTTGGAGAAGGCCAGCCGCCAGGACCGCGAGCTCCTGGCCCGGCTGCAGACGGAGCTGAAGAAGGTGAGTGACGTCGCAGGCGAGACGCAGGGCAGCCTGAGCGTGGCCCAGGACGAGCTGGTGACCTTCAGCGAGGAGCTGGCCAACCTCTACCaccatgtgtgcatgtgcaacAATGAGACGCCCACCCGGGTGGTGCTGGACTACTACCGTGAGGGTCCAGCTGGTGCTGGCAACTGCAGCCCTGAGGCCCGTGGGCGCCACTCACCTGTCCTACCCAAGGGGCCACCAGCCACAGAGGCTAAGGCCAGGGACAGCAGCCCCTCACCTGGCTCCTCACTGCCCTCGCCCCTGAGTGACCCACGCCGGGAGCCCATGAACATCTACAACCTGATCGCCATCATCCGTGACCAGATCAGGCACCTGCAGGCAGCCGTGGATCGCACCACAGAGCTGTCGCGCCAGCGCCTGGCCTCGCAGGAGCTGGGCCCAGCTGCAGACAAGGACCGCGAGGCACTCATGGAAGAGATCCTGAAGCTAAAGTCGCTGCTCAGCACCAAGCGGGAGCAGATCACCACACTGCGCACCGTGCTCAAGGCCAATAAGCAG ACAGCAGAGGTGGCCCTTGCCAACCTGAAGAGCAAGTATGAGAATGAGAAGGCCATGGTGACCGAGACCATGATGAAGCTGCGCAATGAGCTCAAGGCCCTCAAGGAAGACGCAGCCACCTTCTCCTCGCTGCGTGCCATGTTTGCCACCAG GTGCGATGAGTACATTACACAGTTGGATGAGATGCAGCGGCAATTGGCAGCCGCCGAGGATGAGAAGAAGACACTCAACTCTCTGCTGCGCATGGCCATCCAGCAAAAGCTGGCACTGACCCAGCGGCTGGAGCTGCTTGAGCTGGACCATGAGCAGACCCGGCGAGGCCGTGCCAAGGCCAACTCCAAGGCCAAGCCTGGCACCCCGAGC CTGTAG